A single genomic interval of Primulina huaijiensis isolate GDHJ02 chromosome 7, ASM1229523v2, whole genome shotgun sequence harbors:
- the LOC140980738 gene encoding uncharacterized protein: MIQGEAWKWWKPVSVILVQQHGRIRWEHFRQAFINHHFPPALRQAKEMELLTIKQGDSNIEDYQKRFTDLFPYAPHIIENSAAKYSHFLNGFNQEIFDRVSVCDDPTLYEGLVNCCRQAEISISRRKAMQASKSSSSLGPRGQSFKKSVSSSSSSGGVHSFCRKKLQCGHFGSNHQMENCRKITCACFNCGGFSHMRRDCPNLENQSGGGGPMAGSYSGKQSKATVQQKGYPAQGSRCGGISQGSQQRPRVQG, from the coding sequence ATGATCCAAGGAGAAGCTTGGAAATGGTGGAAACCTGTTTCTGTCATTCTAGTTCAGCAGCATGGGCGGATTCGTTGGGAACATTTCCGTCAGGCTttcatcaatcatcactttCCGCCAGCTCTTCGTCAAGCGAAAGAGATGGAACTGTTGACCATTAAGCAAGGAGATTCGAACATTGAGGATTACCAAAAGCGTTTTACGGATCTGTTTCCGTACGCTCCTCACATCATTGAGAATTCTGCTGCAAAATATTCTCACTTTTTGAATGGTTTTAACCAGGAGATTTTTGATCGGGTTTCTGTCTGTGACGATCCTACTTTGTACGAAGGATTAGTGAATTGTTGTCGTCAAGCCGAGATCAGTATTTCTAGGAGAAAGGCTATGCAAGCTAGCAAAAGTTCTAGTTCGTTGGGACCGAGGGGTCAGTCTTTCAAGAAGTCTGTATCTTCTTCTTCCAGCTCTGGAGGGGTGCACAGCTTTTGTAGGAAAAAGCTGCAATGTGGCCACTTCGGAAGCAATCACCAGATGGAGAATTGTCGAAAAATAACATGTGCTTGTTTCAATTGTGGTGGTTTTAGTCACATGAGGAGGGATTGCCCTAATTTGGAGAATCAGAGTGGAGGCGGAGGTCCTATGGCAGGGTCTTACAGTGGAAAACAGTCAAAGGCCACTGTGCAACAGAAAGGTTATCCTGCTCAAGGTTCTCGTTGTGGTGGAATATCACAAGGATCTCAGCAACGCCCACGAGTTCAGGGGTAA
- the LOC140981526 gene encoding uncharacterized protein, giving the protein MHFFDYIFLYSILLNKLFVLDIQVTSDAAMAVGKASTSRVIDDGMRPLAESVTLKVNISMAQVRASMLVRSPSKIKGFYNEYGKTFYGPMAIANSSVTVSHMDEALRGLLEMHIRCPEVMSLDVSLMDRHFYTSMSVLAEDQDKFVNANLVGIVKGIDPEWPCHSWEKARRILISVHRDGHWFLLKRVIGVNKCSIFDLQRRHDPNVKALNEDIEPILINVARLLSIVGNNPHSEMA; this is encoded by the exons ATGCActtttttgattatatatttttgtatagTATATTACTCAACAAACTTTTTGTTTTAGATATCCAGGTAACTTCTGATGCGGCTATGGCAGTTGGCAAGGCGAGCACGTCGAGAG TTATAGATGACGGTATGAGGCCACTTGCGGAGAGCGTGACTTTGAAGGTAAACATCTCGATGGCGCAAGTTAGGGCTTCGATGCTCGTGCGTTCACCGAGTAAGATTAAAGGCTTTTACAACGAATATGGGAAGACGTTCTACGGGCCCATGGCGATCGCGAACTCGAGTGTCACTGTCTCT CACATGGACGAAGCTCTTCGGGGATTGCTTGAGATGCATATCCGATGTCCTGAAGTGATGTCCCTAGATGTGTCGTTGATGGATAGGCATTTCTACACTTCGATGTCGGTATTGGCTGAAGATCAAGACAAATTTGTCAACGCAAATCTGGTGGGGATAGTGAAAGGTATTGATCCAGAATGGCCCTGCCACTCGTGGGAAAAGGCACGAAGAATTCTCATATCTGTCCATAGAGATGGGCACTGGTTTTTGTTAAAACGCGTGATAGGGGTGAATAAGTGCAGTATTTTTGACTTGCAGCGGAGGCACGACCCCAACGTCAAAGCTTTGAATGAGGACATAGAGCCTATACTTATAAACGTTGCTCGTCTGCTATCCATTGTTGGGAACAACCCACACTCTGAGATGGCATGA
- the LOC140981512 gene encoding uncharacterized protein: protein MAASALSMNLNLNGVAPPRFSLLSYALSAKIGTVHNHFIDPNLPFSSSASICIGSRTTHMSRPMPAGATGSFRVPDSSSLAFDVVVVGAGIIGLTIARHFLLHSNLSVALVDAAVPCAGATGAGQGYIWRVHKIPGSEKWELAIRSHQLWEALAVSIQSQGMDPLQELGWKKTGSLLVGRTAEDCSVLRRKVEKLKDAGLGAEFLSSDDLQTEEPALDLGEECGAAFMPDDCQLDARHAVAFIEKGNRYYAAHGRYAEFYYEPVTSFLRSQSSGEIEAVQTSKNTLFSKKAVVMATGCWTGSLIHEVLKNSEILMNFPVKPRKGHLLVLENFKSLNLNHGLMEVGYGNHESATIRSAKSESEIGYDANTSSISMTATMDMSGRLVLGSSRQLVGFSTEVDESIIDRIWERAREFFPTLTKMSLRDLSKSREVRVGLRPYMPGGKPVLGPVPGLSNLFIAAGHEGEGLSLALGTAEMIVDMVLENPPKVNPAPFSASVLSSS from the exons ATGGCGGCCTCAGCTCTCAGCATGAACCTCAACCTTAACGGCGTCGCCCCGCCGCGTTTCTCCCTACTTTCTTACGCCCTAAGCGCCAAAATAGGAACAGTTCACAATCATTTCATTGACCCGAATCTCCCCTTCTCATCTTCAGCTTCGATTTGCATCGGCAGCAGAACGACACATATGAGTCGGCCCATGCCGGCGGGAGCAACCGGGTCGTTTCGGGTCCCGGACTCAAGCTCACTCGCGTTCGACGTAGTCGTCGTTGGAGCGGGTATAATCGGGCTGACCATCGCCCGCCATTTCCTCCTCCACTCAAATCTCTCTGTGGCCCTAGTCGACGCGGCGGTTCCATGTGCCGGTGCCACCGGTGCAG GGCAGGGTTACATTTGGAGGGTTCACAAGATACCTGGGAGTGAGAAATGGGAGCTAGCAATTAGAAGCCACCAACTGTGGGAAGCTCTAGCTGTGAGTATTCAAAGTCAGGGCATGGATCCTTTACAGGAACTTGGATGGAAGAAGACAG GAAGCTTGCTAGTTGGTAGAACTGCAGAGGACTGTTCTGTGTTGAGGAGGAAGGTGGAGAAGCTAAAGGATGCTGGCTTGGGGGCCGAGTTCTTGTCTAGCGATGATTTACAGACAGAGGAACCTGCTCTTGATCTTGGAGAGGAATGTGGTGCAGCTTTTATGCCAGATGACTGCCAACTAGATGCTCGGCATGCCGTTGCTTTTATTGAGAAG GGTAACAGATATTATGCTGCAcatggaagatatgctgagttTTATTACGAGCCGGTGACCAGTTTTCTGAG gtCCCAGAGTAGTGGAGAGATTGAAGCAGTTCAGACTTCCAAGAATACTCTGTTCAGTAAAAAAGCTGTCGTCATGGCAACAGGCTGTTGGACTGGTTCTTTGATACACGAGGTTTTGAAGAATTCAGAAATTTTAATGAATTTCCCAGTAAAGCCTCGGAAG GGTCATCTGCTCGTTCTCGAGAATTTCAAGTCCTTAAATCTGAATCATGGGCTAATGGAGGTGGGGTATGGCAATCATGAATCGGCAACCATAAGATCTGCAAAATCAGAATCAGAGATCGGATATGATGCAAACACTTCCTCTATTTCAATGACAGCCACCATGGACATGTCAGGAAGGCTTGTTCTTG GAAGCAGCCGTCAGCTTGTCGGATTCAGCACAGAAGTTGATGAATCTATTATTGATCGGATATGGGAAAGGGCAAGAGAATTCTTTCCCACATTAACAAAAATGTCACTTAGAGATTTGAGTAAAAGCCGAGAAGTAAGAGTTGGACTGAGACCTTATA TGCCTGGTGGAAAGCCGGTGCTTGGACCTGTGCCTGGATTGTCTAACTTGTTTATTGCTGCTGGACATGAAGGAGAAGGACTCTCATTG GCTTTGGGGACAGCGGAAATGATTGTGGACATGGTGTTGGAGAATCCTCCAAAAGTCAATCCAGCACCATTTTCTGCGAGTGTTTTAAGTTCCTCGTAa